In Populus trichocarpa isolate Nisqually-1 chromosome 7, P.trichocarpa_v4.1, whole genome shotgun sequence, the following proteins share a genomic window:
- the LOC7480162 gene encoding zinc finger CCCH domain-containing protein 44-like, whose product MRQRQEDYRPSIPDATKEEAPLTFDNSVPTSDPMSTDQCQTIPEMEDSQLVGATVSMVTADVDSSKRESVHIVPAVEVSNHVRIAENSTGKRKRGRPPRTQGKLGPPQAPPASSSQRKKRDEEDVCFICFDGGSLVLCDRRGCPKAYHPACIKRDEAFFRSKAKWNCGWHICSSCQRASHYMCYTCPYSLCKGCTKDADYLCVRGNKGFCGTCMRTIMLIENIATVNQEKVQVDFDDTTSWEYLFKVYWIYLKAKLSLTIDELTKAKNPWKGDDLTKVKSPWKGAGAMAPKQEPSGEFCHSNDNNGSFSDSFCGNLEIHAKRRKMEDQPKLHIEENSVVMEKSRIDQLTHLPDSTLWATKELLDFVSHMKNGDMSVLSQFDVQSLLLEYIKRNDLRDPHQKSHIFCDSRLIKLFGKERVGHFEMLKLLEYHFLVKEKSPVDETTAGGGQVEVAGNSDSQLGTGSDRRRKTRKKIDERGPQINCNPEEYAAIDVHNISLLYLKRSLMENLMDDAGKFHEKVVGSFVRIRISGGDQKQDMYRLVQVVGIGKAAESYKVGTKTTDDMLEILNLDKKEVISIDGISNQDFSEGECKRLRQSIKCGLIKRLTVGEIQKRAMAIQDAKVRDRLEEDILRLNHLRDRASEKGLRKELRECVEKLELLKSPEERQRRLLEIPDVHADPNMNPSYDSEEDSGESHKKKQGDHARPRNSSAARNGAALNSSMGGGDVLSDRGNMGQNLATASEQGRDTCTTSYVDRDGTNMVHERASESMQTQGGEQTGLNSQNAPKNWVASTGSMTDDWKSQSIVQCGSYSGVVSLNLPPPLSIGREQLVDDMEMDKLWHYQDPTGKTQGPFAMAQLRKWSTSGLFPQDLRVWKINEKPDDSILLTDALVGRFHKGPALPDNSYLLAQEAIVASDKDKRHEFDLHQSADASLVDKKNMDHWKSVQNNASVNCNDNDALLKSNALGTHSSSWTTGADAIIPNNGSAQLALQLLELSKGCKSWSDQSQMCSSLSSLPSSGKIGEIPLPQAKEEHEDEKRSHDLSYVNGNALKTPEGKNNIGKSEDKQADSESYSNQSSGQNWRPPIKSSSGWDSKPAFVSGDKSVETSQKNEEIDFFDLPSPTPKQHLKDLKGHTAENNHSISSKLPVLDSGCSWSTASSLVVGGATLARVAGEWGGYSPAPVKPVEEWDSNHVSASSLKPTDGGSDHASTQTPDSGPLAHSPSTHPVIDASDWQRIIPEPTEFCSLVDESVSDLLAEVEAMESLGGLPSPTSKLRSAEELTRGYDDDCFSPVDGFSPAPDPGKSDAFSSTADIQIPSHLTVASEALLSCHMPSEPTVIDKPLAVSPMPSQLTAVNESLRISCTPSQSTITDEPLERSQKPSQSTLIDEPLGLSQIDVPNPQKSFSEHSSTSPEVEGNTKPNDVPVNEWEKGSEIQPLVSLAGNQGESGADIQSTTPSTASQLEAGSDVQQPTPSHGDAGQGTINEREAQGNTNMVWGNGHGGTGQQHARTNGANSAGNPGSWGSQPRYGGDRFSGPRDHRNNFQGRDRDSGFGRDRSSWNKQPLHGGGNGASTYRPPPKGQRVCKFYESGYCKKGASCSYWHP is encoded by the exons tttgttttgatggtGGTAGTCTTGTTCTCTGTGATCGTCG GGGTTGTCCGAAGGCATACCATCCGGCTTGTATCAAAAGGGACGAGGCATTCTTTCGATCAAAGGCTAAATGGAATTGCG GGTGGCATATCTGTAGCAGTTGTCAGAGGGCTTCTCATTATATGTGCTACACATGTCCATACTCTTTGTGCAAAGGTTGCACAAAAGATGCTGATTATTTGTGTGTAAGAGGGAATAAAGGATTTTGTGGTACATGCATGAGAACTATAATGCTGATTGAAAATATTGCAACAGTGAATCAGGAGAAG GTTCAAGTGGATTTTGATGACACAACTAGCTGGGAGTATCTCTTCAAGGTCTACTGGATTTACTTGAAAGCAAAGCTATCTTTAACAATAGACGAGCTAACTAAAGCTAAAAATCCTTGGAAAGGAGATGACCTAACCAAAGTTAAAAGTCCTTGGAAAGGAGCTGGTGCGATGGCTCCTAAGCAGGAGCCTTCAGGTGAATTTTGTCATAGCAATGATAATAATGGCTCCTTTTCAGACAGCTTCTGTGGAAACCTGGAAATACATgctaagagaagaaaaatggaggACCAACCAAAATTGCACATCGAGGAGAACTCTGTTGTTATGGAAAAATCACGCATTGACCAACTTACGCATCTGCCTGACAGCACATTGTGGGCAACAAAGGAGCTCTTGGATTTTGTTTCACACATGAAAAATGGGGATATGTCTGTGCTATCACAGTTTGATGTTCAGAGTCTTCTGCTAGAATACATAAAAAGAAACGATCTTCGTGATCCTCACCAGAAAAGTCATATTTTTTGTGATTCAAGGCTTATAAAGCTCTTTGGAAAAGAACGTGTGGGTCATTTTGAAATGCTGAAGCTTCTTGAATATCACTTTcttgtaaaagaaaaatctcCAGTGGATGAAACCACTGCTGGTGGTGGCCAGGTTGAGGTGGCTGGAAATAGTGACAGTCAGTTGGGGACAGGTAGTGATCGAAGGCGTAAAACAcgtaaaaaaatagatgagagAGGACCACAGATTAATTGTAATCCAGAGGAATATGCAGCAATTGATGTTCACAATATTAGTTTGCTCTACTTAAAGCGTAGTTTGATGGAGAACTTAATGGATGATGCTGGAAAGTTTCATGAAAAGGTTGTTGGCTCATTTGTGCGAATCAGGATTTCTGGTGGTGATCAAAAACAAGATATGTATAGGCTTGTCCAAGTTGTAG GTATTGGCAAGGCCGCTGAATCATATAAAGTTGGCACAAAAACAACTGATGACATGcttgaaatattaaatttagataAGAAGGAGGTCATATCAATTGATGGGATTTCAAACCAGGACTTCTCAGAG GGTGAATGCAAACGTTTGCGTCAGAGTATAAAATGTGGGCTTATCAAACGGTTAACGGTG GGTGAGATACAGAAGAGAGCAATGGCGATCCAGGATGCCAAAGTTAGGGAT CGTTTGGAAGAAGATATATTAAGGCTTAATCATCTTCGTGACCGAGCAAGTGAAAAAGGACTTAGGAAAGA GCTTAGAGAATGTGTGGAGAAATTAGAGCTTCTCAAGTCACCTGAAGAACGTCAGCGCAGGCTGCTTGAGATTCCCGATGTACATGCTGATCCAAATATGAATCCAAGTTATGATTCTGAAGAAGATTCTGGAGAATCACACAAGAAGAAACAAG GTGACCATGCAAGACCAAGAAATTCTAGCGCTGCTAGAAATGGGGCAGCACTCAACTCTTCAATGGGAGGAGGGGATGTCTTGAGTGATAGAGGAAACATGGGACAGAATTTAGCTACTGCTTCTGAGCAGGGTAGAGATACGTGCACAACATCATATGTGGATAGAGATGGTACTAATATGGTTCATGAGAGAGCGAGCGAGTCAATGCAGACTCAGGGAGGAGAACAAACTGGGCTAAATAGTCAGAATGCACCAAAGAACTGGGTAGCTTCTACCGGTTCAATGACTGATGATTGGAAAAGTCAATCAATTGTACAATGTGGATCGTATTCCGGGGTTGTATCACTGAATTTACCACCACCACTTTCTATAGGAAGAGAGCAATTGGTTGATGATATGGAGATGGACAAACTGTGGCACTATCAGGATCCAACTGGAAAAACTCAAGGGCCATTTGCTATGGCCCAACTGCGTAAATGGAGTACAAGTGGGCTTTTCCCTCAAGATTTGAGAGTGTGGAAGATAAATGAGAAGCCTGATGACTCTATTCTTTTGACGGATGCATTGGTTGGGCGATTCCATAAAGGGCCAGCATTGCCTGACAACAGCTACTTGCTGGCTCAAGAAGCAATAGTTGCTTCTGATAAAGATAAAAGGCATGAATTTGATTTGCATCAAAGTGCTGATGCCTCTCTGGTAGACAAGAAAAATATGGATCACTGGAAGTCGGTGCAAAACAATGCAAGTGTCAATTGCAATGATAATGATGCACTTCTAAAAAGCAATGCACTGGGCACCCATTCTTCAAGTTGGACTACAGGTGCGGATGCCATCATTCCTAACAATGGATCGGCTCAACTTGCTCTACAACTCTTGGAATTGTCCAAGGGCTGCAAGTCTTGGTCTGATCAATCCCAGATGTGCAGTTCACTTTCCTCACTTCCATCTTCTGGAAAGATTGGTGAAATTCCACTACCTCAGGCAAAGGAAGAACATGAAGATGAAAAACGGAGTCATGATCTGAGTTATGTAAATGGGAATGCACTCAAGACACCTGAAGGTAAAAATAACATTGGCAAAAGTGAGGATAAACAGGCTGATAGTGAGAGTTATTCAAACCAATCTTCTGGACAGAACTGGAGACCACCCATTAAAAGTTCAAGCGGATGGGATTCCAAGCCGGCTTTTGTTTCTGGGGATAAGTCTGTTGAAACATCTCAGAAGAATGAGGAAATTGATTTCTTTGATTTGCCCAGTCCAACACCAAAGCAGCACCTCAAGGACTTGAAAGGTCATACTGCTGAAAACAATCACTCCATTTCTTCGAAGCTTCCTGTTCTGGATTCAGGATGTAGCTGGAGTACTGCTTCCAGTTTAGTGGTTGGTGGAGCAACGCTAGCTCGAGTAGCTGGTGAATGGGGTGGCTATTCCCCTGCTCCTGTCAAACCTGTTGAGGAATGGGACTCCAATCATGTGTCTGCCTCTTCACTGAAACCTACAGATGGGGGCAGTGATCATGCTTCTACACAGACTCCAGATAGTGGCCCACTGGCACACTCTCCCTCCACTCACCCAGTGATTGATGCATCTGATTGGCAACGCATCATTCCTGAACCTACTGAGTTCTGCTCTTTAGTTGATGAATCTGTTTCAGATCTGTTGGCAGAAGTTGAAGCGATGGAGTCTCTTGGTGGTTTGCCTTCTCCTACTTCAAAACTGCGGTCTGCTGAGGAATTGACACGAGGTTATGATGATGATTGCTTCAGTCCTGTTGATGGGTTTAGCCCAGCACCTGATCCAGGCAAAAGTGATGCATTCAGTTCGACTGCTGATATACAAATACCTTCTCACTTGACTGTAGCGAGCGAAGCACTGCTGTCATGTCACATGCCTTCTGAGCCCACTGTCATAGATAAACCACTTGCTGTATCTCCAATGCCTTCTCAGTTGACTGCAGTCAATGAATCACTTAGGATATCTTGCACGCCTTCTCAGTCCACTATCACAGACGAACCACTAGAGAGATCCCAAAAGCCTTCTCAGTCGACTTTGATAGATGAGCCACTTGGTTTATCGCAGATTGATGTTCCAAACCCTCAAAAGAGCTTCAGTGAACATTCTTCCACAAGTCCTGAAGTGGAAGGTAATACTAAGCCCAATGATGTTCCAGTTAACGAATGGGAAAAAGGTTCAGAAATACAGCCTCTTGTGTCATTAGCTGGTAACCAGGGAGAATCAGGTGCAGACATCCAATCCACAACTCCATCCACGGCCAGTCAATTGGAAGCAGGTTCAGATGTTCAACAACCCACACCATCCCACGGAGATGCTGGTCAGGGAACCATAAATGAAAGAGAAGCACAAGGAAACACGAACATGGTTTGGGGAAACGGTCATGGCGGCACAGGTCAGCAACATGCTAGGACGAATGGAGCCAATTCTGCAGGGAACCCAGGCAGTTGGGGAAGCCAACCAAGGTATGGCGGGGACAGATTTTCTGGTCCAAGAGACCACCGTAACAATTTTCAAGGCAGAGATAGAGATTCTGGTTTTGGTAGGGATAGGTCATCATGGAACAAGCAGCCGTTACATGGTGGTGGAAATGGAGCTAGTACATATAGACCTCCGCCCAAAGGGCAGCGAGTATGTAAATTTTACGAAAGCGGATACTGCAAGAAGGGGGCATCATGTAGTTATTGGCACCCATGA